AAATTCGACGCGGATAAACAGCAACAATTTATTGAGGCCTACAACGCGCTGAAAGCGAAATGTGGTCAGCATGAGCCGATTTTGTTTATTGATGCTACGCATCCTACCCAATCCACAAAATTAAGTTATGGCTGGATGAAACGCGGAAGAGAGCATGTCAAAGTGGTTGAAACAACAGGAAGCCGTACTCGCCTCAATCTCATGGGGGCACTCAATTTGCAACGGATTGAAGAGACCGTTATTCGTGAATATCCGACGATTGACGCCAAAAATGTCGTCCTGTTTTTCGGTGCCATCCGGGAAACGTATCCGCTTTCACAAAAAATTCATATTATTCTGGATGGAGCCGGTTACCACCGTTCTGAAATCGTGAAATTTTTCGCCGAGGTTCTGAATATCGAGTTACATTATCTGCCACCTTACAGCCCGAATCTCAATCCGATAGAGCGATTATGGAAGTACGCGAATGAACAGATACGTAACAATGTCTATTTCCCGGATGTAAAAACCTTCCGTGAAACATTTCATCATTTTTTTCATGTCACCTTCCCCGAAAAAATACAGGAATTGACTACTCGGCTGACGGATAATTTCCAAACTTTAATTCCTGCATCTTCAAGTTAATTGCGTATAGATGCAAAAAAAACTATAATACAAGTAACGTTTCCATTGGCGTTCGCCATTTGAATTCTTCAATCGCCATAATAAGTACCTATAAAAAGAAAACCCCACCGAAGTGAGGTTGTTGGATGTAAAAAGGCCGCAAATGCGGCCTCATTGGATTTAGATTATTGCTATCAGCGCATAATACGCTCACTGGCTATTTTATAGGCTTTGGAACCTTCTCTTTTACCTACAGCAATCACCCATATCACTATTTCTTCATCTATCACCTGGTAAACAAGGCGAAATCCCGAAGAGTGAAGTTTTATTTTGAAACAGCCAGCTAAGTCACCATGCAATCTGGCAGACTCGATATACGGATTTTCCTGTAACTTTTTAGCTTCTTTTTAAACTGTTCACGAATGCTGTTATCCAAATTTTGCCATTCTTTTAATGCACGTTCGTCAAACTCAACATTAAATTTCATCGAGATTTACCCGAATTCGTTTGGCAGGATTTTTTAGGCGATCGCGTACCACTTCCAAAATGTCCTCATCCTCATCTTGCTCTGAGACCATCACGGAGACTTCTGTAAATGGCAGTTTCTCATTTTCAGCCACATAGCGCAGAAAGAGCCGCAAGGCATCAGAGGGGGACAGGTTCATTTTTTCAAATGCTTGATATGCACTTTTCTTAAGCTCTTCATCTACTCTTATTTGGATAGTGCTCATAGTATTGCCCTATGTCATTACATTTGTATTACATTGTATATTATTTCATCTATCGTGCAATGATTTTTACAAATGTTTATCCATCCGTGGCTTGGGGTTAGGCACTAATCCGTCATTTATAGCAACAATCACACCTGCATATTCATGATCTCATGATACGCGCCAACCAGCTTATTTCGCACCTGAATCCCCATTTGCAGGGAAATGTTCGATTTCTGCATATTCACCATCACATCATTGAGTTCCACACCCGGCGCGCCCAGCGTGAAATTTTGCGCCTGCTTGGCCGCGTCTAAGCGTGTTTGGTTTATTTTTTCTACGGCGGCCGTCAGTTGGCTGGCAAAACCGCCCTGTACTGGCATCGGTTTAGCCGTGTTGGCTGCTTGCAATGCCTGAGTCTGCATCTGTTGCAGTACACCTTCAATTGCCGGAATTGACATAAAAACCTCGCGTTAAATCACCCTATTGATTATGGGATTAAGTGCCATATTAACCACAGGCTGTGTTGGCAGTTTTCCACGACTGCCACCGTAACATAGCCTTTCTAAACTAAAGCGGGTAATTGAAGTCAAAATTCGAAGCTTATTGTGCCATTAAAAGAGGTGTGAAAAGCGAATAATGGTGAGATTAATAATAGGAAGAATCTTTTCGCTTGCGTATGGGGAGTCTGTTTTGTTACGCCACGCTTTTAGTATTCATGTTGACCAGCAAGGCAAGGATCGTCTATGAGTGCAGCAACAACTGACGTTGAAAACAAAGGGTTCAACGCTATTATCAGCAGGATAAAAGCTGATCCAAAAGTTCCGCTATTAGTTGCTGGCTCCGCTGCCATCGCTATCGTCGTCGCCCTGTTTCTCTGGTTGCGCAGCCCCGATTATCGGGTGCTTTACAGCAACCTGAGTGATAAGGATGGCGGCGAGATCGTTACGCAATTAACCCAAATGAACGTGCCTTATCGTTTTACCGAAAACGGTTCCGCGCTCATGATACCTGCCGAAAAAGTGTATGAAACGCGCCTGAAACTGGCACAGCAAGGGCTGCCGAAAGGGGGAGCGGCGGGTTTCGAGCTATTGGATAAAGAAAAATTCGGGATCAGCCAGTTCAGTGAGCAGGTCAATTACCAACGCGCGCTGGAAGGGGAATTGGCGCGTACCGTGGAATCACTCGGCCCGGTTCAGAGTGCCCGCGTCCATCTGGCTTTACCTAAACCTTCGTTGTTCGTGCGTGAACAAAAAGCGCCATCCGCCTCAGTAACGGTGGGACTGCTGCAAGGCCGTGTGCTGGATGAAGGACAAATCAATGCCATCGTGCACATGATTTCAAGCAGTGTGGCCGGCTTACCCGCCGGTAATGTCACGATTGTGGATCAATCCGGGCACCTGTTGACACAGAGCGATGCCACCGGCCGCGATTTGAACACCACTCAGTTAAAATATACACAGGAAGTGGAAAATCGTTTCCAGCATCGCATTGAAACTATTCTGGCACCGGTGGTTGGCCGGGGTAATGTGCATGCACAGGTCACGGCACAAGTTGATTTCTCCCGTCGTGAAGAAACGGCGGAAGAATATAAGCCTAACCAGCCACCGAATCAGGCGGCAGTTCGTTCCAAGCAGAGCAGTACCAGCGAGCAAAGCGGCGGCCCCTTGGTCGGAGGTGTGCCGGGCGCATTGTCAAACCAACCCAATGCCGCACCAAGTGCCCCGATTGAAAAACCGACTGCCAAAGGCAACGGTGACGAAAAACCTGACCAACCGCGCAATAATAATGCTAACAAAAACAATAGCTACGAGCGTATGGTCAGTAACAACCGCAATAACCGTTATGACGAAACCACCAACTATGAAGTAGATCGCACCATTCGCCATACCCAATTACAGGCCGGCACAGTAGAGCGTCTTTCGGTTGCGGTGGTGGTTAACTATGCCACCGTTCAGGGCGAAAAAGGCGCTGAAACCCAGGCATTGACACCAGAACAGTTGGCACAGATCGAAGCACTGACCCGTGAAGCCATGGGCTTCTCTGCTGACCGCGGCGATAGCCTGAATGTAGTGAATACCCCGTTCAATGACACCGCCGAAGTGTTAGAGCCGTTGCCATTCTGGCAGCACCCTGCCCTGCTGGAGAAATTGTTGGAAGCGGGTCGTTGGTTACTGCTGATTCTGGTTGCATGGCTATTGTGGCGTAAGATGATCGTGCCACAAATCGCCAAAAAACGGGCTGCGGAGAAAGCCGCTCTGGATGCGCAAAAGAATCAGTTGAAACAGAAAACAGAAACCAATGCGGAACTGGACGAAAAAATGCGTCGTCAGATGGCTCGCCAACGTGTCAATGCTGAACTGCAAAGCCAGCGTATCCGTGAACTTGCAGAAAAAGATCCTCGCGTCGTCGCGCTGGTGATCCGCCAATGGATGAGTAACGAACAATGAGCCTGACCGGAACAGAAAGAAGTGCCGTCATGTTAATGACCCTGGGAGAAGATCAGGCGGCCGAGGTGTTCAAACACCTGAATTCCCGCGAAGTACAACAACTCAGTATTGCAATGGCGGGGATGAAACAAGTCTCCAACCAGCAACTGGTTGACGTGCTGGCAGAGTTTGAAGAAGATGCGGGGCAGTTCACTGCCCTCAGCATCAATGCCAACGACTATCTGCGCAGCGTCCTGATCAAAGCCTTGGGCGAAGAACGCGCATCCAGCTTGCTGGAGGATATTCTTGAGTCCCGTGACACCACGACGGGTATCGAAACCCTCAACTTTATGGAGCCACAAATGGCGGCCGATATGATCCGCGATGAACATCCGCAGATCATTGCCACCATTTTGGTTCACCTGAACCGTGGTCAGGCCGCCGATATCCTCGCCTTGTTTGATGATCGCCTGCGCAACGATGTGATGCTGCGTATCGCTACTTTCGGTGGCGTGCAGCCCTCTGCGCTGGCGGAATTGACGGAAGTCCTGAATACCTTGCTGGATGGTCAGAACCTGAAACGCAGCAAGATGGGCGGTATCCGCACGGCGGCTGAAATCATCAACTTGATGAAAAGCCAGCAGGAAGAAGGGGTTATTGAAGCGGTTCGTTCCTACGATAACGAACTGGCACAGAAAATTATTGATGAAATGTTCCTGTTCGAAAACCTTATCAGCGTGGACGATCGCAGTATTCAACGTCTGTTGCAGGAAGTTTCAACCGATTCCTTGCTGGTGGCATTGAAAGGCTGCGATCAGGCATTACGCGATCACTTCCTCAACAATATGTCGCAACGTGCGGCTGAAATCATGCGCGATGATTTGGCCAATCGTGGTCCTGTCCGGATGTCGCAAGTGGAAGCTGAACAGAAAACCATCCTGCTGGTTGTTCGTCGTCTGGCAGAAAGTGGCGAAATGATCCTAAACGGTGGTGACGATACCTATGTCTGATCAGTCAAATAACGGGAACTGGCGGCCGTGGCTGCCGGGTGAATTGACTCAGTGGGAAACGCTGCGGGCAAAACTGGAACCCATCACTCAGGAACAGGAACCGAGCGAACAAGATCGGTTGCTGGAACAGGCCAGAGTGCTGGACGAGCTGAAAGAGCAGGCTCGCCAGGCCGGTCATGCGCAGGGCTTTGCAGAAGGTCAGATGCAGGGTTATGACCAAGGGGTTCAGGAAGGCCGGCAAGCCGGGCTGGAACAAGGTTTGCAGGAAGCTAAACAGCAACAGCAAGTGATTATTGAACAGTGGAAAGCCTTACTGGCGGACTTTAGCCATTCACTGGATGGGCTGGATACCGTTATCGCTTCCCGCCTGATGCAACTTTCACTGACCGCTGCCCATCATATTCTGGGGCAGCCCGCGGTTTGTGACGGCACTGCCCTGCTGAGCCAAATCCGCGAATTTATCCAGCAAGAACCGATGTTCAGCGGAAAACCCCAATTGCGGGTGCATCCACAAAACATTCCGCTGGTCGAGCAACAACTGGGGGACGTTTTGTCCCTGCACGGCTGGCGTTTGGTTGCTGACAACAAACTCCATCCGGGCGGCTGTAAAATCACGGCGGATGAAGGCGATATGGACGCCAGTTTAGCCACCCGCTGGCATGAAATGTGCCGTCTGGCCGCGGCGGGAGAATTGTGATGACCGCAAGACTTGGCCGCTGGCTGGCAACCTTGGATGCGTTGGGAAAGCGGCTGGAAAAAACCCCAAAAGTACGCCGTTATGGGCGTCTGACTCGCGCCACCGGATTGGTGCTGGAAGCCACGGGCTTACATCTGCCGCTCGGCGCGACGTGTCTGATCGAGCGGCAAAATGGCAACGCGATTGAAGAAGTGGAAAGTGAAGTCGTCGGCTTCAATGGCGAAAAACTGTTATTGATGCCACTGGAAGAATTGGAAGGCATTGTGCCGGGTGCCCGCGTCTATGCCCGCTCTTATGGCGAAGATGCAGGAGGCGGGCGGCGCTTGCCTCTGGGGCCTGAACTACTGGGCAGGGTTCTGGATGGTGCAGGGCGTCCCCTTGATGGTTTACCTGCCCCAGATACCGGCTATCGCGCTCCCCTGACTACAACGCCGTTCAATCCCCTGCAAAGAACCCCCATCAGCCATGTCCTGGATGTCGGCGTTCGTGCCATCAACGCCCTGCTGACCGTCGGCCGTGGGCAGCGCATGGGATTATTTGCCGGTTCCGGCGTCGGTAAAAGCGTGCTGCTTGGCATGATGGCGCGTTATACCCAAGCCGATGTGATTGTGGTGGGATTGATCGGTGAACGTGGCCGTGAAGTTAAGGATTTCATCGAAAATATTTTGGATGTGGAAGGATTGTCACGCTCTGTGGTTGTCGCTGCGCCCGCCGATGTGTCGCCCTTGCTGAGAATGCAGGGCGCTTCTTACGCGACCCGCATCGCCGAAGACTTTCGTGACCGGGGTAAACATGTCCTGCTGATTATGGATTCCCTGACCCGTTACAGCATGGCGCAACGTGAAATTGCCCTGGCTATCGGTGAACCGCCGGCAACCAAAGGTTATCCCCCTTCTGTCTTTGCCAAATTACCGGCACTGGTCGAAAGAGCGGGTAATGGTGTCAGTGACGGCGGTTCCATCACGGCATTTTACACCGTGCTGACAGAAGGCGATGACCAGCAAGATCCGATTGCCGATGCGGCACGCGCGATTCTGGATGGTCATATCGTGCTATCGCGTTCACTGGCGGAGTCGGGTCATTATCCGGCCATTGATATCGAGGCTTCCATCAGTCGTGCCATGACCGCACTGATCGACAATAGCCATTATCGGCGCGTCCAGCATTTCAAGCAGTTGCTTTCCAGTTACCAACGCAACCGGGATTTGATCAACGTTGGTGCCTATGCTGCGGGCAGTGATCCGCTGCTTGATCGGGCGATTGAGCTTTATCCGCATCTGGCCCAGTTCCTGCAACAAGGCATTGACGAGCGCAGTGAGTACGATACGGCCTGTAATCAGCTTCAACAATTATTGCCGGCATAGCTATCTTCTGCCGGAATAATAAATAACTTTGCCGAGGGGTATAACGTTTATCGATAACGTGCCGATATAGTTTAGCCAATGCCAATATAGTTTAACGATGGATGTCATTCAGTCACGCTGATGTCTGGTTGGTGATTAACACGAGGATATACATGCAACAACACTCCCCTCTTATGACTTTGCGCGAACTGGCACAAGATGCCGCAGAAAAAGCAGCATCACAACTGGCACGCATTCGGCAAAGTCACCAGCAAATGGAGCAACAACTCACGGCGTTAATGGATTATCAGGATGAATATCGTACCCGTTTGAATGACACCCTCAGCAGCGGCATGTCCTGCTCGACCTGGCAAAACTATCAGCAATTTATGAAAACGCTGGAAATGGCCATTGAACAGCATAAGTTACAGCTCCATCAATGGCAAAAACGCCTTGAGCAAGCCATGTTGCAATGGCAGGAAAAACAGCAGCGCCTGAACGCCTTCGACACACTGCAACAGCGGGCGGAGCATAATTTGAAGTTACACCAAAATCGCATGGAGCAAAAACAAATGGACGAGTATGCACAACGCGGTGCACAGCGGAGAATGAAACTATGAATCTCACTCTTTTGCCTACAGATTTAAACATCACGAACCAAGGTCAGCCGGTTTTGAATAAGTCCGTGACCGATAACCCTTCTTCTCAATTCGAGCAACTGCTCAATGCAGAAACCGCCGCTATGCGGAAGCCTTCTGCCCAAACGGATAAAAATAACCTGAAAGGGGAAAAATCGGCCTCTGATAAAGCTTTTGATAAAACAACAGAAAAGAGCCAGTCACCGGTAACAACCGAGTCAGATCACCGTGTGGTCAAGGATAAATCGCAGGCGGAAGAGGCGGTACAGCAGGAAAACCGCGCTGAATTTGCGGTATTGAAAGAGGACGATCTGTTATCAGCCGAAGCATTAAGTGCGGCAATCCCCATCCAGCTTGCCGGGCTGTTGCCCCCTCAGGCCAATTCCGCGGTCGTTCCTGAAAACGCCAATGGACGGGTGGGCGATGAGTCGTTGGAAAATACATTGTCAGAAAATGCCGGGCTGGATAGCAAAAACAGCCCTGTCAGTACGCAGTTGGATAACAATATTAAAGACAGCCGGCTCATTGATCCCCGTCTTGCAGAACGCGCTAAAGCCGGTGAGCAACATGAAGATGTTCAGTTTGTTGCTAAACATGCCAAACAAGAGACGCCCCTGACCAATAAGAACGAGGCTGCTACTAATCTTCAATCTGAATTAGCCCCGCTCGCCGGACAAATCAAGCTGGCTGCCAGCCGTCTTGCTACCCAAAATAAAGCCGGATCTGACAGTACGGTTCTCAAAAATGCCGTTTCCGCTATTTCGGATAATATTTCAGGTAATAGCAAAGAGCCAAACCTGTTCCAGACCGCAATTCAGGCCGCGCCTGCATTGGCAACCGCCACAGCAGAAACAGCGCCTGTCGATTCACCTGCGCTATTAGCAACCCCGTCCCTGCTTTCAGCCGGACAACCCCCGGCGGGACAATTTCAACTGCACAGCACAACGGCACCGTTATTGAATGCCCATCTTGGCAGCGAAGAGTGGCAGCAACAGCTCAATCAGCATGTGCTGTTTTTTAACCGTCATGGCCTGCAACAAGCAGAACTTCGCCTGCATCCCCAAGAACTGGGCGCGCTGCATATCCGCATGAGCGTTGAAGACAATCAGGCACAACTGCATTTTGTTTCCGCTCATCAGCATGTTCGTGCGGCTCTGGAAGCGGCATTGCCGGGATTACGCCATGCGCTGGCTGAAAATGGCATTCAACTGGCGCAAAGCAGCGTCAACAGTGATCCCCAAGGCAACCCTCAACAACAGCATTTTGCCAATAACCCGAACAACCATTCCCGTTCCCATGCCGAAACGCAAGGGCATGATTCAACGGCTGCAACAGAGATGACAGTTTCTCATCCATCCGCTATCCGGGTAACCCCCCAACAACTCACCTCGGCTCGCGGAGGGGTTGATACTTTTGCCTAACGAATTTTGCCTAACCCATTTCGCTTAACGAAAAAAAGTCGATAACAAACGTGTGAGTTAATGGTTTTTTTTCCGTTTGTTCCGGCCATTGCCGGAACAAAGACGCGGGATAATTGGGATCGATTTTGATGGATAAGGGCTCCGCCACGGAATGCGCGGGGACTTATTCGCAACAGAAAACAGGAACTTGTTTGTCCATGTCTGATTATAGCTACGAGCATAAACGCAAAAATCCAATTTGGATGATACTGTTAATACTGATTGCTGTTCTTGGTGCTGCCATTGGAGGGTATAGCTGGTGGGTAATGAGCCAGTCAGCCAATAACAGTTCAGAAAAAACCAAAGCTATTGATACACCCGTATTTATGACTTTGGAGCCTTTTACGGTCAATTTGATCGACAACGAAGATCACTTTGATCGCGTGCTGTATGTTGGCATCACATTACGTTTAACTGACCCCAAAACCCGTCAGCGCTTCCATGATTATCTGCCAGAAGTTCGTAGCCGTATGTTGCTGTTATTATCTCGCCAGAAAGCGACCGATCTGGCAAAAGATGACGGCAAAATGCGTTTGGTGGCAGAGATCAAACAGACACTACACCCGACACTCATACCCGGTGAACCCGATCAGGAAATCACCGATGTATTATTTACTACGTTTATTCTGCGATAATCACAATGAGTGACAATATTCTTTCACAAGCAGAGATTGATGCTCTGCTCAATGGTGACAGTGCCTCTGCTGATGACGTAGAACAAACCGCGTCTGGAGAAAATGAGGTTCGTCCTTACGATCCCAATACGCAACGCCGTGTTGTACGCGAACGTTTGCAGTCACTGGAAATCATCAACGAACGTTTTGCCCGCCAATTCAGGATGGGGCTGTTTAACATGTTGCGCCGCAGTCCGGATATTACGGTCGGTGCCATCAAGGTTCAGCCTTATCACGAATTTGCCCGCAATCTGGCCGTGCCGACCAACCTCAATCTGGTTCATTTAAAGCCATTGAGGGGAACCGCACTCTTCGCTTTCGAGCCCAGCTTAGTTTATATCGCCGTGGATAACCTGTTTGGCGGTGATGGCCGTTTTCCAACCAAAGTGGAAGGCCGTGAATTTACCTATACCGAACAGCGGATCATTAACCGGATGCTGAAACTGGCACTGGATGCCTATCGCGACGCCTGGGATTCCATCTTTAAACTTGAAGTGGAATACGTGCGTTCCGAGACGCAGGTGAAATTCACCAATATCACCACTTCACCGAACGATATCGTGGTGACGACCCCGTTTCAGGTCGAGATTGGTGCATTGACCGGAGAATTCAATATCTGTATTCCCTTCGCCATGATCGAGCCTTTGCGCGAACGCCTGACCAATCCGCCGGTGGAAAATGTGCGTCAGGAAGAGAGCCAGTGGCGTGACAGTCTGGTGAAGCAAGTTCAGCATTCAGAATTAGAACTGGTGGCGAACTTTGTTGATATTCCCCTGCGGCTATCAAAGATCCTTAAATTGAGAAAAGGCGATATTTTGCCGATTGAAAAACCTGAACGCTTAATCGTTCACGTTGATGGTGTGCCGGTGCTCACCAGTCAATATGGAACACTGAACGGGCAATATGCCCTGCGTGTTGAACACCTGATTAACCCTGTTTTAACGGCTCTGGATGAGGAAAAGCCCAATGAGTGATGCTAAACAACCTACAGATACCAGCTCGACTGAAGCTATGTGGGCAGAAGCGCTGGAACAACAGGCCGCACAGCAAACCTCTGACAGCGGCGCGTCAATATTTGAGAATCTGGATGCACAGGATGCGTTAGCCCAACTCTCCGATATTGATCTGATCATGGATATTCCCGTCAAGCTCTCGGTTGAGCTAGGCCGTACCAAAATGACCATCAAACAACTTTTGAGACTGTCACAAGGCTCGGTTGTTCCCCTTGATGGATTGGCGGGTGAACCGTTGGATATTCTGATTAATGGTTATTTGATCGCACAGGGGGAAGTGGTGGTGGTCTCCGATAAATACGGTATTCGTATCACCGATATCATCACGCCTTCTGAGCGTATGCGTCGCTTGAGTCGTTAACGATGATGGCAAACCCGCCTTCCGTTCATGCTTCTTTTCAACCGGGTGCGGCATCTGATGCTGCACCTGTAAGCATGATCAAACAGACAAGCAATGACCCCCTGCCGGCCGGCCAATCGCTGATACAAGTCAGCAGTGCCTTGGGCGGTATTTTATTGCTGATTTTCTTTATGACATGGCTCATTCGCCGTTTGGGTTTTGCCCCTGCGAAAAGCAAAAATCATCGTTTGCTGAACGTTAAGGCAAGCTGCTCCCTTGGGCCGAAAGAGCGGGTTGTAGTGGTCGAAGTCGAAGATAATTGGCTGGTTTTGGGGGTCACTTCCCAACAGATCACGATGCTGCACCAAATGCCTGCACCGTCAGATAACGTGGATAACGTGGATAAAAAGTGCGCATCCAAATCGCTGCCCTTTGGTCAGATGCTAAAAAATACGCTCCAGCGAAAGCGCAAGAATGACAAGGACGATGATGAAAAATAGCGTTTTTTTTATGACAGGCAATCGAATGACCGGTAAGCAATGGGTAATGCGTTTGATGGCGCTGTTTCTGGCACTCCTGCTGCCGCTGTTCCCCATGAACGCGGCGGCCGAGTTTCCGGGTATCATCAGCCAGCCTTTAGCCAATGGCGGACAAAGTTGGTCATTGCCGGTTCAAACCCTGATTTTCATCACGGCACTGGGCTTTATCCCCGCTGCCCTGCTGATGATGACCAGTTTTACCCGCATCATTATTGTACTGGGTTTACTGCGCAATGCGCTGGGAACCCCTTCCGCGCCGCCTAACCAAGTGATGCTGGGGTTAGCGCTGTTTATGACTTTTTTCATCATGGCGCCGGTATTTGATAAGGTCTATCAAAACGCTTACCTGCCCTACAGTGAAGATAAAATCACGCTGGAAGTCGCTTTGGATCAGGGTGCCCAGCCCCTGCGCCAATTTATGTTACGCCAAACACGGGAAAATGATCTGGCACTGTTTGCCCGTCTTGCCAATCAAGAAGCATTTGAAACGGCGGATTCAGTTCCCATGCGCGTGCTGGTTCCCGCCTTTATTACCAGTGAATTGAAAACCGCGTTCCAGATCGGCTTTACCCTCTTTATTCCATTCCTGATT
This genomic interval from Xenorhabdus doucetiae contains the following:
- the fliP gene encoding flagellar type III secretion system pore protein FliP (The bacterial flagellar biogenesis protein FliP forms a type III secretion system (T3SS)-type pore required for flagellar assembly.) — protein: MRLMALFLALLLPLFPMNAAAEFPGIISQPLANGGQSWSLPVQTLIFITALGFIPAALLMMTSFTRIIIVLGLLRNALGTPSAPPNQVMLGLALFMTFFIMAPVFDKVYQNAYLPYSEDKITLEVALDQGAQPLRQFMLRQTRENDLALFARLANQEAFETADSVPMRVLVPAFITSELKTAFQIGFTLFIPFLIIDLVVASVLMALGMMMVPPATISLPFKLMLFVLVDGWQLLLGSLAQSFYV
- the fliN gene encoding flagellar motor switch protein FliN, giving the protein MSDAKQPTDTSSTEAMWAEALEQQAAQQTSDSGASIFENLDAQDALAQLSDIDLIMDIPVKLSVELGRTKMTIKQLLRLSQGSVVPLDGLAGEPLDILINGYLIAQGEVVVVSDKYGIRITDIITPSERMRRLSR
- the fliO gene encoding flagellar biosynthetic protein FliO, translating into MMANPPSVHASFQPGAASDAAPVSMIKQTSNDPLPAGQSLIQVSSALGGILLLIFFMTWLIRRLGFAPAKSKNHRLLNVKASCSLGPKERVVVVEVEDNWLVLGVTSQQITMLHQMPAPSDNVDNVDKKCASKSLPFGQMLKNTLQRKRKNDKDDDEK
- the fliM gene encoding flagellar motor switch protein FliM, encoding MSDNILSQAEIDALLNGDSASADDVEQTASGENEVRPYDPNTQRRVVRERLQSLEIINERFARQFRMGLFNMLRRSPDITVGAIKVQPYHEFARNLAVPTNLNLVHLKPLRGTALFAFEPSLVYIAVDNLFGGDGRFPTKVEGREFTYTEQRIINRMLKLALDAYRDAWDSIFKLEVEYVRSETQVKFTNITTSPNDIVVTTPFQVEIGALTGEFNICIPFAMIEPLRERLTNPPVENVRQEESQWRDSLVKQVQHSELELVANFVDIPLRLSKILKLRKGDILPIEKPERLIVHVDGVPVLTSQYGTLNGQYALRVEHLINPVLTALDEEKPNE